Below is a window of Zingiber officinale cultivar Zhangliang unplaced genomic scaffold, Zo_v1.1 ctg61, whole genome shotgun sequence DNA.
TAGTCAGTGCAAAATTGAAGAACCGATAGATCACGAGATATAAGAATGGTTCGATGCCTCTGCTTTTTTTTCCCATCTTTCTTTATTCTACTGCTTTTTGACCTTTATTCTTtcagcttttcttttcttttcctttttcttttagatTACTCTGTGTATTAATTCTGCTTTCCCAGCTTTCAGCTCCTTTTTCTTTTAGATTACACTATGTGTTAATTGTTCTTCCCAGCTTTCAGTGCACCGAGTTAAAGCAGTCGTCGACGACAAATTAAAGggaattgattgaagaagagttaaAGAAGAATGAAGGAGTTGAGCTACGAGGAAATTGAAGCCGCGACCCAAAACTTCGATCCCTCGCAGTTGATCGGGAAAGGAAGCCATGGAAGTGTCTACAGAGGCACGCTCGGAGATGGCCGAATCGTAGCAGTGAAGAAGCCGTCGGGAGGAGTCCAATCGCTTCAAAACCACGCCAAGCTGAACAACGAGATCGACGTGCTCGCATCGCTCAGAGACCCCCCGATCTCCATCGTCGAATTCGTCGGCTTCACTCGAGCTCCTGCGAGCTGCAGGCTCCTCGTGATGGAATTCCTTCCCAATGGCTCCCTCCACGCCCTCATCCACGCCTCTCCGACTCCGCCGGAGTGGCGCCTACGCGGCGCCATCGCCCTGCAAATCGCGCGCGCCGTCCTCTACCTCCACGAGGCCTCGCCGGCGTCGGTCGTCCACCGCGACGTCAAGTCGGCCAACGTGCTGCTCGACGGGAAGTGGAACGCCAAGCTCTGCGACTTCGGACTCGCGGCGAGGCCTGGCCGCAATGACGACGAGCGCTCGGagacgccgccgccgccggcggCGGGAACCATCGGGTACATGGACCCCTGTTACACGGAGCCCGGTAAGCTGGGCCCCGAGAACGACGTGTTCAGCTTCGGGGTGGTGCTGCTGGAGCTCCTCAGCTCGAGGAAGGCGATAGACGTGGAGCGGGATCCTTCGTCCGTAGTCGCGTGGGTTCTGGGGATGGCGGCGGCTAATCGGAGTGGCGGGATTTGCGACGAGAGAGTGGCGCTGCCGGAGTACATGAGGAGGGCGGTCGGTAGGATGCTGAGGGTGGCGGTGAAATGCGTGTCGGAGAAGGCGGAGCGTAGGCCGGCGATGCGGGAGGTGGTGGGGGAGCTGGAGGCGGTGGTGGAAGGGCTGGCGGTGTGGACGGCGTGGGGGTGTGTGAGGAGTAAGGTGTCGGAGAGAGTGCAGGGGTGCGTGCGGGCTTGGAGGAGGTGCGCAGAGAAGAGGGTGGGAGCAGCTGCGACTGCAAATATCGTGTGCGGGGATCACTTGGTCGATGGTGGGGACCACGATAGTAGGGAGGACGACCGTGAGCGTGGACCGTGTACGTAGTTTTGGCTGAAGGCCTGGGACTTTTGTTTTGATTGGAGAGGAAGTATTTGGTttaaattaaggaaaaatttacATGCAGTTggtaattataatttatattttacagAGAGtccttattattaaaaaaatatttttatattctaattaaatataatagatattaatttatttaattattccttatattttttaatataaaaaatttaaaaatacatataatttcttttaaattcaacacattaaactagaatctaatatattttctattaaattgggtatgattcttttttcacctcaattggatgaaaaatatattatattttctttaaataatgttgaatttaggaggaattatattaagcatAAAACAATCATGctaatgaaaaatccaaaaatgagTTTTTTCAtctcaattgaatgaaaaatgtGCTGGATTCTCTTTAAATAGTactcaattgaatgaaaaatatactatattctttttaaatgATGTTGAATTTATGATAAAATATATTAAGTGGAAAAAAAATCGTGCTCAAttgaatagaaaatatattagattctctttaaataatgctaaatttaggagaaattatattaagtgaGAAAAAAATCGTGCTCATGAAGAGtccaaaaataagtataattcctcttaaattcagcactttaaactaaaatcgagtatattttctatcaaattgaatataattttttttcacttaatataattcctcctaaattaataccatttaaagagaatctagtatattttctattaagttAAGTCTGACTCTTTTTCCGCctcaattggataaaaaatatactagattatctttaaataatactcaattggatgaaaaatatattagattatcTTTAAATGATGCTTAATTTAGGAAGAATTATATTAAGCGGGGAAAAAATCGTGTTCAATTTgttagaaaatatactcgattctaatttaaagtgctaaatttaagagaaattatactcatttttgcaCTTTTTGTACCTACAAAATATGAGGAACAATTAAGTAATGATATTTGTCTGAGAAAATTGAAGTAAATAAAACTTTACACGCATTGAgtgaaaataaaattctttttagaGATAGGGACTACATAAAAAGTTAAAATTGTTACTCCTAAATTaactaatttaaataaatatgtaatattataattatataaatattgttATAGGCATAATACATCATCAAGGATCTTCTGGCCTATATTTTAATCAGGGGATAGTCTATAATGTAATTGTATTGGATCATGGTCGTAATTTGACCGTAATTATTTATGATCCCTCCCTGGATTCACCTTCTCATTCTGATTATAGTTTGGGTCGACGTGGATTGTCGGAAGCCATTAACAGTGGATGGGTGCCCGGACTACTGGGCACCGAGCGGGGCGGCCTCCGACCGTCTGCTTTAATCCAAACTATAACTTAGATGTGAAGGTGAACCCAAAGAGACATCCTAACCAATTATAGCCGAATTGCAATCATGATCTGATTACAATTACATTATAGGTCATCCCTTATTATAAAAAGTAGACTAGCAAATCCAATCTTGTAATAAATGCTCAATCCAACATAGATGCTAAATAGGTCGTTCTAACTCATGTCGTGCTTAACTAACTCATTAACACGCATAGATTAATTAAGTGTTGCTTTTATTGTTAGAACTGttgttttaaaatcaaaattttagatTTGTCTAATGATACTAGTAAAGGTGTTTAATTAATAGATTAATTAAGTGTTGCTTTTATTGTTAGAgcttttgttttaaaataaaaaatttaattttgtataaTGTGTTGAGGATCGAGCGGTTAAAAAGGGAATTGAATAGATAGTGCCCCTAAATCACGGTTCTCTCTTCCTACACGTATTAGTTGCACAActgaaatacaaataaacaagGTTAAACAATAAGGAGGAACACAtaccaaaccgctaacacgacgatttacgtggttcggagataaa
It encodes the following:
- the LOC122037549 gene encoding serine/threonine-protein kinase-like protein At5g23170 gives rise to the protein MKELSYEEIEAATQNFDPSQLIGKGSHGSVYRGTLGDGRIVAVKKPSGGVQSLQNHAKLNNEIDVLASLRDPPISIVEFVGFTRAPASCRLLVMEFLPNGSLHALIHASPTPPEWRLRGAIALQIARAVLYLHEASPASVVHRDVKSANVLLDGKWNAKLCDFGLAARPGRNDDERSETPPPPAAGTIGYMDPCYTEPGKLGPENDVFSFGVVLLELLSSRKAIDVERDPSSVVAWVLGMAAANRSGGICDERVALPEYMRRAVGRMLRVAVKCVSEKAERRPAMREVVGELEAVVEGLAVWTAWGCVRSKVSERVQGCVRAWRRCAEKRVGAAATANIVCGDHLVDGGDHDSREDDRERGPCT